Proteins encoded in a region of the Stieleria neptunia genome:
- a CDS encoding RNA polymerase sigma factor, with amino-acid sequence MSESPVTRATLLLRLRDANDHEAWSDFLRDYGPMLYRFVRSRGLQDADAADIVQDVFRRVGSAIGRLEYDKEKGGFRSWLFTITRNRLYTYFEKRKKAGPSGNDTAQLELLSQAADDRNELSEQWELEHLRSLAAIAMKIVEENSDPKTWSAFRITAVEGRTAAEAAKELSMSTGAIYVAKSRVTARLRAEIQRLEQEEEAQ; translated from the coding sequence GTGAGCGAATCTCCTGTGACGCGAGCGACGCTCCTTTTGAGGCTTCGCGACGCCAACGATCACGAGGCATGGAGCGATTTTTTGCGTGACTATGGCCCGATGCTCTACCGATTCGTTCGCAGCCGGGGGCTGCAAGACGCCGATGCCGCAGACATCGTGCAAGACGTCTTTCGACGGGTCGGTTCGGCGATCGGGCGATTGGAGTATGACAAGGAAAAAGGCGGCTTCCGTTCGTGGTTGTTCACAATCACCCGGAATCGGCTGTACACCTATTTTGAAAAGCGAAAGAAAGCCGGACCCTCGGGAAATGATACGGCTCAATTGGAATTGTTGTCCCAAGCTGCTGACGACCGAAACGAACTCAGCGAGCAGTGGGAATTGGAACACCTTCGTTCACTTGCTGCGATCGCAATGAAAATCGTCGAAGAAAACTCGGATCCCAAAACTTGGTCTGCCTTTCGGATCACGGCGGTCGAAGGCCGTACGGCTGCCGAGGCGGCGAAGGAATTGTCGATGAGCACCGGCGCGATCTACGTCGCCAAAAGTCGAGTGACCGCGCGGCTGCGTGCCGAGATCCAGCGGCTGGAACAAGAAGAGGAAGCGCAATGA
- a CDS encoding efflux RND transporter periplasmic adaptor subunit has translation MPSSTKSPDGAADSDSPPADPSPRTATFPDDLVDRRLQPRDPADSISATMLSIAARSSCPTEFLEQMAGRWLATFSADAVAVTHPNWPAPMLLGSDAELTRRLDATQIGNLLASSTSAATACDLPLQPPPDSPLSDTPARAFESTEPGTGNRARGLHVRLTDGHVPCAVLLIYADRQLPDVAVQIRQLKRLAESARCCRIALHGFRDDHAARKLPRNGGAAGDERALRHFHRDLDVTGTAYRIANESRRVLSLDRVTVLVAKRSRLRVESVSGVAVVDRRANAIAAAETLAQRALVLGRPIKLPSSAPLPPQLADPLDDYLEETDVASVWVMPLYQPRASNASHGNRHRSSAIDVTEPSRGDYTDDQTSDAEPIGVLLLESFAEDAEVEPTAAMRDVAAEAAVALANAREHHRIFGLRVLKTLGDWIGGRRLPYTTLGLVATALLLIAATVIQVDHKIIATGFAEPSSQQNVFARTDGVVKAILVRDGQRVSAGDVLMRLENADLESTAESLSGEIQTTAQRLTSIRSMLLDPATDAKQSGRMAIEQRQLQSELNNLQSQLDLVRRQLSELEITAPIDGVVSAWQLKRKLSDRPVARGNHLLSIVRTDGPWQLRLEIPDKDAAEIRRASTAVEAPKVEFAAASHPESTFVATLQSVAGVARRNAQGLTVIDAVATVDPPDHQPDDADHRFGTQTFASADAHNGVEATAKIHCGRRSLLGSWFGDVSDFVHRNLLFYVR, from the coding sequence GTGCCGAGTTCAACGAAATCACCCGACGGCGCCGCGGATTCCGATTCTCCCCCCGCAGATCCATCCCCCCGGACCGCGACATTTCCCGACGACCTCGTCGATCGGCGGCTGCAGCCGCGCGATCCCGCGGATTCGATTTCCGCCACCATGCTCTCGATCGCCGCTCGATCCTCCTGCCCGACCGAATTCCTGGAACAGATGGCTGGCCGATGGCTGGCAACGTTTTCGGCAGATGCCGTCGCGGTCACGCACCCCAACTGGCCCGCGCCGATGTTGCTGGGCTCCGATGCGGAGCTGACCCGGCGGCTTGACGCCACACAGATCGGCAACCTGCTGGCGTCGTCCACTTCGGCCGCGACCGCTTGCGATCTGCCGTTGCAGCCACCACCCGACTCGCCGCTTTCCGATACTCCCGCTCGAGCGTTCGAATCGACCGAGCCTGGTACGGGCAATCGAGCCCGCGGGTTGCACGTTCGCTTGACCGACGGACACGTCCCCTGCGCCGTCTTGCTGATTTACGCCGATCGCCAGCTCCCCGACGTCGCCGTTCAAATCCGTCAGCTGAAACGTTTGGCCGAATCGGCCCGCTGCTGCCGGATCGCACTTCATGGCTTCCGCGACGATCACGCCGCGAGAAAGCTGCCGAGGAACGGGGGCGCGGCCGGTGACGAGCGCGCGTTGCGTCATTTCCACCGTGATTTGGACGTCACCGGGACCGCCTATCGCATCGCCAATGAATCTCGGCGCGTGCTGTCGCTCGATCGCGTCACGGTTTTGGTGGCCAAAAGGTCGCGGCTGCGCGTGGAATCGGTCAGCGGCGTTGCCGTTGTCGATCGACGGGCCAACGCGATCGCCGCCGCGGAGACGCTTGCCCAGCGGGCCCTCGTTTTGGGCCGTCCCATCAAGCTGCCTTCTTCTGCCCCCCTGCCGCCACAGCTGGCCGATCCGCTTGATGACTATCTGGAAGAAACCGACGTCGCCTCGGTGTGGGTCATGCCGCTGTATCAGCCCCGCGCGTCCAACGCGTCCCACGGCAATCGACATCGCTCATCCGCGATCGACGTTACCGAACCTTCACGCGGCGATTACACCGACGACCAGACCAGCGACGCCGAACCGATCGGGGTGCTGCTGCTGGAATCGTTTGCCGAAGACGCCGAAGTCGAACCGACCGCGGCGATGCGCGACGTCGCTGCCGAAGCCGCGGTGGCGCTGGCGAATGCTCGCGAGCACCATCGCATCTTCGGCCTACGCGTCCTGAAAACCCTGGGCGACTGGATCGGCGGGCGTCGACTGCCTTACACCACGCTCGGATTGGTGGCGACGGCACTGTTGCTGATCGCGGCAACGGTGATCCAGGTCGATCACAAAATCATTGCGACGGGATTTGCCGAGCCGTCGAGTCAACAAAACGTCTTCGCGCGTACCGATGGAGTCGTCAAAGCAATCCTTGTTCGCGACGGCCAGCGGGTTTCCGCCGGTGACGTGTTGATGCGTCTGGAAAACGCCGACTTGGAATCCACCGCCGAATCTCTCTCGGGTGAAATCCAGACGACCGCGCAACGCCTGACATCGATCCGATCGATGCTGCTGGATCCCGCCACGGATGCCAAACAATCCGGTCGGATGGCGATCGAACAACGCCAACTGCAAAGCGAGCTGAACAACCTGCAAAGCCAGCTGGACCTTGTCCGCCGCCAACTCTCCGAGCTGGAAATCACCGCTCCGATCGATGGCGTCGTTTCGGCGTGGCAACTGAAACGCAAACTGTCCGACCGGCCGGTCGCGCGCGGCAATCATTTGCTGAGCATCGTTCGCACCGACGGCCCCTGGCAGCTGCGGCTTGAAATCCCCGACAAAGACGCGGCCGAAATCCGTCGCGCATCGACCGCGGTAGAAGCTCCGAAAGTCGAATTCGCCGCAGCGTCCCACCCCGAATCAACCTTCGTCGCCACACTTCAGTCCGTCGCCGGCGTGGCGAGGCGAAACGCACAGGGCCTGACCGTCATCGATGCCGTCGCAACGGTGGATCCACCAGACCATCAACCAGACGACGCCGATCACCGATTCGGCACGCAAACGTTTGCATCGGCCGATGCGCACAACGGCGTCGAAGCGACGGCCAAGATCCATTGCGGGCGACGCTCGCTGCTGGGCAGCTGGTTCGGCGACGTCAGTGATTTCGTCCATCGCAACCTTCTCTTTTACGTGCGATGA
- a CDS encoding HlyD family efflux transporter periplasmic adaptor subunit, whose product MTLTPLRDRRSQSSANSPIGLRKRPDLVFVQTNHKHDSAVVVKDPIAMKYHRMRDDEWFVLDRLRPDVSLESLRDQYEARYRPAKLSLSQLNDLLFRFHRLGLTLSDRAGQGDRLLEKRQSDRRRRITQQFSSILFLRFPGVDPEPLLRRLYPLVRPLLGAAGVAAMSLLAVAAIVTLASNWDRFAAEFPAMQQWFQLRCVFTLAAVLGVTKVLHELGHALVCKHFGGECHQIGPMLLVFTPALYCDTSDSWMLPNRFARAAVGLAGIGTEVLLASIATLLWASTGPTLIHSLAMNVMVVCSVSTVLFNANPLLRYDGYYVLSDLCDVPNLGQKSRELTSRLAASLAFGVAATDEEPIGRRERFWLVVYAVMATVYRWALTLLILWFLMLMLRPYRLESLGIVLCIVAAGGLLVSSFRGPFSFLRHPGKRRQIRMNRLIRSGLVIATLLVIASIPFPSGESADGRVVPRDETPIYIATGGHLDDLAVSAGMSVDEGDLIATLSNAEVVHQFSKTEARVKSQRELVQTLKSSRLQLADAANELPVAESVLVELEQQLETHRRRREALKIRSPSTGRLIAPPRRSPTTEPTAGQATDLTLTRWSGDPTEPRNRGCFVEPGTELFTVIGDDHWDAELVVSASQVQRIKVSNEVKLVLESDPAHPLTGTVAEISSKQWTVDDNRQRRDDEQATRMETPTETSYVVRVELDTTDAIAKDALRTGSDVSARITAEPISVLGRTVRFLNRLLRFR is encoded by the coding sequence ATGACGCTGACGCCGCTTCGTGACCGCCGATCGCAAAGCTCCGCGAATTCACCGATCGGTTTGCGCAAACGCCCGGATCTGGTGTTCGTTCAAACCAATCACAAACACGATTCCGCGGTCGTCGTCAAAGACCCGATCGCGATGAAGTATCACCGCATGCGCGACGACGAGTGGTTCGTGCTGGATCGTCTGCGTCCAGACGTCTCGCTCGAATCCCTGCGTGACCAGTACGAGGCACGCTACCGCCCGGCCAAACTCTCGCTGTCACAATTAAACGATCTGCTGTTTCGTTTTCACCGACTGGGGTTGACCCTCTCGGACAGGGCAGGGCAGGGCGATCGGTTGTTGGAGAAACGACAGTCCGATCGACGACGACGCATCACCCAACAATTCTCGAGCATTCTGTTCTTGCGGTTCCCGGGGGTCGACCCCGAACCGCTGCTCAGGCGTTTGTATCCACTGGTCCGGCCGCTGCTGGGCGCCGCGGGCGTGGCGGCGATGTCGCTCCTGGCGGTCGCGGCGATCGTGACGTTGGCTTCCAACTGGGATCGTTTCGCGGCCGAGTTCCCGGCGATGCAACAGTGGTTTCAACTGCGCTGCGTTTTCACCCTGGCCGCCGTCCTGGGTGTCACCAAGGTGCTGCACGAACTCGGGCACGCGTTGGTCTGTAAACATTTCGGCGGGGAGTGCCATCAGATCGGCCCGATGCTGCTGGTGTTCACCCCGGCGCTCTATTGCGACACGTCGGATTCATGGATGTTGCCGAACCGTTTCGCCCGCGCCGCGGTCGGACTGGCCGGCATCGGCACCGAAGTTCTACTGGCATCGATCGCGACACTCCTGTGGGCATCCACGGGGCCGACGCTGATTCATTCGCTGGCCATGAATGTGATGGTCGTTTGCAGCGTCAGCACGGTCTTGTTCAACGCCAATCCGCTGCTGCGTTACGACGGTTATTATGTCTTGTCCGACCTGTGCGATGTGCCCAACCTGGGCCAGAAGTCGCGTGAATTGACGTCGCGACTGGCTGCAAGCCTGGCGTTCGGCGTCGCGGCGACCGATGAAGAACCGATCGGCCGCCGAGAACGGTTTTGGTTGGTCGTCTACGCCGTGATGGCGACCGTGTATCGCTGGGCACTCACGCTGCTGATCTTGTGGTTTCTGATGTTGATGCTGCGTCCCTACCGGTTGGAATCGCTCGGCATCGTGTTGTGCATCGTCGCCGCCGGCGGGTTGCTCGTTTCCAGCTTCCGTGGGCCCTTTTCGTTTCTCCGCCATCCTGGCAAAAGGAGACAGATTCGCATGAACCGATTGATCCGTTCCGGTTTGGTGATCGCGACACTGCTGGTCATCGCAAGCATTCCGTTTCCGTCCGGCGAATCGGCCGACGGCCGCGTCGTGCCCCGCGACGAGACACCGATCTACATTGCCACCGGAGGTCATCTGGATGACCTGGCCGTCTCGGCCGGCATGTCTGTGGACGAAGGTGATCTGATCGCGACGCTGTCCAACGCCGAAGTTGTCCATCAATTTTCAAAAACCGAAGCGAGGGTGAAGTCCCAACGCGAATTGGTCCAGACGTTGAAATCCAGCCGCTTACAACTTGCCGATGCCGCCAATGAATTGCCGGTCGCCGAATCCGTGCTCGTCGAATTGGAACAGCAACTCGAAACACATCGACGACGGCGTGAGGCGTTGAAGATCCGCTCGCCGTCGACGGGACGTTTGATCGCACCGCCACGGCGTTCACCGACGACGGAACCCACCGCGGGCCAAGCGACCGATCTGACGCTGACCCGATGGAGCGGCGATCCGACGGAGCCCCGAAACCGCGGTTGTTTTGTCGAACCCGGCACCGAATTGTTCACCGTGATCGGCGATGACCACTGGGATGCCGAACTGGTCGTCTCCGCATCCCAGGTCCAACGCATCAAGGTCTCAAACGAGGTCAAATTAGTCTTGGAATCCGATCCCGCGCACCCGCTGACCGGTACTGTCGCCGAGATCTCATCGAAACAATGGACCGTCGACGACAACCGACAACGACGCGACGATGAACAGGCGACGCGGATGGAGACGCCGACTGAAACGTCTTACGTCGTCCGCGTGGAACTCGACACGACCGACGCCATCGCCAAAGACGCATTGCGAACCGGATCCGATGTCTCGGCCAGGATCACCGCCGAACCGATTTCCGTCCTTGGCAGAACCGTTCGATTTCTGAATCGGTTGCTGCGGTTCCGGTAA
- a CDS encoding esterase-like activity of phytase family protein, translated as MKTDSLVFSLRSSRSAVAGLMLTAGLAAAGAGQVAADDDERRDSSRRGRSTPHHHQPERFFQRVATFPVFLNTDVESETVAEIVTSTPNGKTLVYTDSQTENIGFVDIADPADPIADGIVAVGGEPTSVAVTKRYALAAVNTSVDYVNPSGLLQVIDVRTRTIVATLDLGGQPDAVSVSPDGKYAAIAIENERDEDLGDGRPPQAPPGFVVIVDLKGPPRKWTTRTVDLVGIPDQFPDDPEPEFVDINRKNQAVVTLQENNHIVIIDLKRGRIVDDFSAGTVDHLDQIDTLENDLIEPNASLSDVPREPDGVVWIDDDVFATADEGDLDGGSRGFTLFLENGVDLYNAGNTIEHMVTRLGHYPESRSENKGNEPENVEFGRYSGRDLLFVGSERSSVVLVYDLRGGLKQVLPTGVAPEGLHAIPQRGLFVAAAEDDSRGDKFRSSISIYRLGKDAPTYPTIVSENRNDGSPIPWGALSALAADPTDASQLFTAHDSYYTNSRLFRVDLSQTLPTITDEIVLTLDGSPVDLDLEGLAVREGGGFWVASEGAGTVGDPGNPFATPNLLLKVAADGTILDTITLPLETTSKQVRFGLEGVTTTGSAIDGDELVYVAFQREWAGDPDDRVRIGQYDPATDSWAFFYYPIDLPTSPLGGWVGLSEIVSLDDETFAVVERDNQAGSDARIKRIYQFSIRGLQPLPEADAPAFPVVHKRLVRDLIPDLLAPGGAIIEKVEGLTVLPTGNALIVTDNDGVEDSNGETQLINLGPIFTD; from the coding sequence ATGAAGACTGATTCCCTTGTGTTTTCTTTGCGATCGTCCCGCAGTGCGGTCGCCGGCTTGATGCTGACAGCGGGTTTGGCGGCGGCCGGTGCCGGACAGGTTGCCGCTGATGATGACGAGCGTCGTGATTCATCGCGGCGTGGTCGATCGACGCCACACCACCATCAACCCGAACGCTTCTTTCAGCGTGTGGCAACGTTCCCCGTGTTCTTGAACACCGACGTGGAGTCGGAAACGGTTGCGGAGATCGTGACCAGCACACCGAACGGCAAGACGTTGGTTTACACCGACAGCCAAACCGAAAACATCGGATTTGTTGACATCGCCGATCCGGCCGATCCGATCGCCGATGGCATTGTCGCCGTCGGCGGTGAACCGACCTCGGTCGCGGTCACGAAGCGTTACGCCTTGGCCGCGGTCAACACGAGCGTCGACTACGTCAATCCCTCGGGGTTGTTGCAAGTCATCGATGTTCGCACGCGAACCATCGTCGCAACGCTCGATTTGGGCGGACAACCCGACGCGGTCTCGGTCAGCCCCGACGGCAAGTACGCAGCCATCGCCATCGAAAACGAACGCGACGAAGACTTGGGTGACGGTCGCCCGCCCCAAGCACCGCCGGGATTTGTTGTCATCGTCGATTTAAAAGGTCCGCCAAGAAAATGGACCACCCGCACCGTCGACTTGGTCGGTATTCCAGATCAGTTCCCAGATGATCCGGAACCGGAATTCGTCGACATCAACCGCAAGAACCAAGCCGTCGTCACGCTTCAGGAAAACAATCACATTGTGATCATCGATCTGAAACGCGGCAGAATTGTCGATGATTTTTCAGCCGGAACGGTCGACCATCTGGATCAGATCGACACGCTGGAAAACGATCTGATCGAACCGAACGCATCGCTGAGTGACGTTCCCCGCGAACCCGATGGAGTGGTCTGGATCGACGACGATGTTTTTGCGACTGCCGATGAAGGTGACTTGGATGGCGGCAGCCGAGGCTTCACGTTGTTTCTGGAAAACGGCGTCGACCTCTACAACGCCGGCAATACCATCGAACACATGGTGACCCGGTTGGGACACTACCCCGAAAGTCGCTCGGAAAACAAAGGCAACGAGCCGGAGAATGTCGAATTCGGTCGCTACAGCGGTCGCGACCTGCTGTTCGTCGGTTCGGAACGCTCCAGTGTCGTTTTGGTGTACGATCTCCGCGGCGGACTGAAACAAGTCCTGCCGACCGGCGTCGCACCGGAAGGCCTGCACGCGATCCCGCAGCGAGGGTTGTTTGTGGCGGCCGCCGAAGACGATTCTCGCGGTGACAAATTCCGATCAAGCATTTCGATCTATCGTTTGGGCAAGGACGCGCCGACCTATCCGACGATCGTGTCGGAAAACCGAAACGACGGTTCACCGATTCCATGGGGGGCACTGTCCGCGCTGGCAGCGGATCCGACCGACGCATCGCAGTTGTTTACCGCACACGACAGCTACTACACCAACAGCCGATTGTTCCGTGTCGATCTGAGTCAGACGCTGCCCACGATCACCGACGAAATCGTCTTGACCCTCGATGGATCGCCCGTCGATCTCGATCTCGAAGGTCTCGCGGTTCGCGAGGGTGGTGGATTCTGGGTCGCGTCGGAAGGCGCCGGAACGGTCGGCGATCCCGGTAACCCGTTCGCGACACCCAATCTGTTGCTCAAGGTCGCCGCCGATGGAACGATCCTGGACACCATCACCCTGCCCTTGGAAACGACCTCCAAGCAAGTTCGATTCGGGTTGGAAGGTGTCACGACGACCGGATCGGCGATCGACGGCGACGAATTGGTCTACGTCGCGTTTCAACGCGAATGGGCCGGTGACCCGGACGACAGGGTGCGAATCGGCCAATACGACCCCGCCACAGACTCGTGGGCGTTCTTCTACTATCCGATCGATTTGCCGACCTCGCCCCTGGGCGGCTGGGTCGGTCTTTCGGAAATCGTCAGCCTGGACGACGAGACCTTCGCCGTGGTCGAACGCGACAATCAAGCCGGCAGCGACGCGCGGATCAAACGCATCTATCAGTTCTCGATCCGCGGTCTGCAACCGCTTCCCGAAGCCGACGCACCCGCGTTCCCCGTCGTCCATAAGCGGCTTGTCCGTGACCTGATCCCCGATCTGCTGGCACCCGGCGGAGCGATCATCGAAAAAGTCGAGGGGCTGACGGTCTTGCCGACCGGCAACGCTCTGATCGTCACCGACAACGATGGCGTGGAGGATTCCAACGGCGAAACCCAGTTGATCAACCTCGGTCCGATCTTCACGGACTGA
- the glpQ gene encoding glycerophosphodiester phosphodiesterase, which produces MTAPVSGPIVIAHRGASGYVPEHTLVAKGIAHAMGADYLEQDVVATKDHHPVVLHDIHLDTVTNVARRFHGRSRPDGRYYAIDFTLAELKTLEVLERFDHRNGRNVFSGRYSGGAGGFRICTLDEEIRFIQNLNRTTGRQVGIYPEIKQPAWHREEGCDLTSIVLQSLDRFGYRKKSDLCFLQCFDEFEVRRIREELSYQGRLIQLVGDGHDARSGTDYSRMKTPEGLADLAKVVDGIGPNLNSVVRWDDSRAANVTDLVAEAHRFGLAVHPWTVRADDLPAGCATLQQLIDTLRQAEVDGLFCDHPDQVLQLLSDSAKR; this is translated from the coding sequence GTGACCGCCCCCGTATCAGGGCCGATCGTGATCGCGCACCGCGGCGCAAGCGGCTATGTGCCTGAGCATACGCTGGTGGCAAAGGGAATCGCCCATGCGATGGGCGCGGATTATTTGGAACAGGACGTGGTTGCGACCAAGGACCATCATCCGGTCGTGCTGCATGACATTCATCTGGACACGGTGACCAACGTCGCGCGACGATTTCATGGGCGCAGTCGTCCGGACGGTCGCTATTACGCGATCGATTTCACCCTCGCCGAACTGAAAACGTTGGAGGTCCTGGAGCGGTTTGATCACCGCAACGGGCGGAATGTTTTTTCGGGACGCTATTCCGGCGGCGCCGGCGGGTTTCGGATCTGCACGTTGGATGAAGAGATTCGTTTTATCCAAAACCTGAACCGAACGACCGGCCGCCAGGTGGGCATCTATCCCGAGATCAAGCAACCGGCCTGGCACCGCGAGGAAGGCTGTGATTTGACCAGCATCGTGCTCCAATCGTTGGACCGATTCGGTTATCGAAAGAAGAGCGATCTGTGTTTCTTGCAGTGCTTCGATGAATTCGAAGTCCGTCGGATCCGCGAGGAGTTGTCTTATCAGGGACGATTGATTCAGCTGGTCGGTGACGGTCACGACGCCCGATCGGGCACCGATTACAGCCGGATGAAGACGCCTGAGGGGCTGGCCGATTTGGCGAAGGTCGTCGATGGCATCGGTCCCAACCTAAACTCGGTCGTTCGCTGGGATGATTCCCGGGCGGCGAACGTGACCGATCTGGTGGCCGAGGCGCACCGGTTCGGTTTGGCGGTCCATCCGTGGACGGTGCGGGCGGACGACTTGCCGGCCGGTTGTGCGACGCTGCAGCAATTGATCGACACGCTCCGACAAGCAGAGGTCGACGGTCTGTTCTGCGACCATCCCGATCAAGTCCTTCAGCTGTTGTCGGATTCGGCCAAGCGGTAG
- a CDS encoding PIG-L deacetylase family protein, with amino-acid sequence MPSVLAIAAHPDDIEYLMVGTMLQLARRGWDLHYVNLCDGSRGSTTMDREACAKTRLAEAKHACEKMGATFYDPIYPDMAASYSFENLAKVTAIVRTAKPSVVLTHSPSDYMEDHEIACRLAVSAAFSHGMPNLVSDPPVPSFYEPVTVYHCQPVGNRTPLGELVIPHFYVDHSDLIDKKVELLGCHASQKEWLDESQGMDSYLQTMRDINAETGKMSGKFEYAEGWRKHLHWGFCGPDDDPLRSSLADIIVEADAP; translated from the coding sequence ATGCCTTCGGTTCTTGCGATTGCCGCCCACCCAGACGATATCGAATATCTGATGGTCGGCACGATGTTACAGCTCGCGCGGCGCGGCTGGGATCTACACTACGTCAACCTCTGTGACGGTTCGCGTGGCAGCACGACGATGGACCGTGAAGCGTGTGCGAAGACGCGGTTGGCGGAGGCCAAGCATGCGTGCGAGAAGATGGGGGCGACGTTTTATGATCCGATCTATCCCGACATGGCTGCGTCCTACAGCTTTGAGAATCTGGCCAAAGTCACGGCGATCGTGCGGACAGCCAAGCCCTCGGTGGTGCTGACCCATTCGCCCTCGGACTACATGGAGGATCACGAGATCGCTTGTCGTCTGGCCGTCAGTGCCGCGTTTTCGCATGGCATGCCCAATCTGGTCAGCGACCCGCCGGTCCCGTCGTTTTATGAACCGGTCACGGTGTATCACTGCCAGCCGGTCGGGAATCGGACCCCGCTTGGCGAATTGGTGATCCCGCATTTTTATGTCGACCATTCCGATTTGATCGACAAGAAAGTCGAGTTGCTCGGTTGCCATGCCAGCCAGAAGGAATGGTTGGATGAAAGCCAGGGGATGGACAGTTACCTGCAGACGATGCGTGACATCAACGCCGAAACAGGAAAGATGAGCGGTAAATTCGAGTACGCCGAGGGTTGGCGGAAACACCTTCACTGGGGATTCTGCGGACCCGATGATGATCCGTTGCGAAGCAGTTTGGCCGACATCATCGTCGAGGCGGATGCGCCGTGA
- a CDS encoding histidine kinase — MSETREDQASVNPTGDPAGAPAVVFLSGDLMFASRVRAAAEAEGLEFQLAASLPDRGDIGYVIVDLATRSGVVEGLMDRCRQVCPGAKVLAYGPHVQVARLDKAKQAGIPVVVTRGQFDRSLGNLFGGDD; from the coding sequence GTGAGCGAAACGCGCGAGGACCAAGCATCCGTGAACCCGACCGGCGATCCAGCCGGCGCGCCCGCCGTCGTCTTTCTCTCCGGTGACCTGATGTTTGCGTCGCGGGTCCGCGCCGCCGCCGAGGCCGAGGGGTTGGAGTTTCAACTGGCCGCGTCGCTGCCCGACCGCGGTGACATCGGCTACGTGATCGTCGACCTGGCGACGCGAAGTGGTGTCGTCGAGGGATTGATGGATCGGTGTCGTCAGGTCTGTCCGGGCGCGAAGGTGTTGGCGTATGGGCCGCATGTTCAAGTTGCCCGGTTGGACAAGGCCAAGCAGGCGGGGATTCCCGTTGTCGTGACCCGAGGGCAATTTGATCGATCCCTCGGCAATTTATTCGGCGGCGATGATTGA
- a CDS encoding sugar phosphate isomerase/epimerase family protein translates to MKYGMNLLLWSGEVTEAMYPVCEKLKAAGFDGVELPIFNLDLDYAAIGKQLDSLGLGRTGVTIRGEEDNPISPDAAVRQKGIELTKRTLDLCAAAGVETLVGPYHSAIGLFSGAGPTDDEWKWGVDSMRQVAEHAGQVGVRLGVEALNRFECYLLNCHADSARFVREVDHPACGMMYDTFHSNIEEKSVTDAVLAGGDKLYHIHISENDRSTPGKGGVNWQENFDAIAKSGYDGWLVIEAFGLALPEIAAATKIWRKMFSDEMTLATEGLAFMKSEMEKRQ, encoded by the coding sequence ATGAAGTACGGCATGAACCTGCTGCTGTGGAGCGGCGAAGTCACCGAAGCGATGTACCCGGTGTGTGAAAAACTGAAGGCAGCCGGTTTCGACGGCGTGGAATTGCCAATTTTTAATTTGGATCTGGATTACGCCGCGATCGGCAAGCAGCTCGATTCACTGGGGCTGGGGCGCACCGGCGTGACGATTCGCGGCGAGGAAGACAATCCGATTTCTCCCGACGCCGCGGTGCGTCAAAAGGGGATCGAGTTAACGAAGCGGACGCTGGATCTGTGTGCCGCCGCTGGCGTCGAGACGCTTGTCGGCCCCTATCATTCGGCGATCGGGCTGTTCAGCGGTGCCGGCCCGACCGACGACGAATGGAAATGGGGCGTCGACAGCATGCGGCAAGTCGCCGAACACGCCGGCCAAGTCGGCGTGCGTCTGGGCGTCGAAGCGTTGAACCGATTCGAGTGCTATCTGCTCAATTGCCACGCCGATTCGGCGCGGTTTGTGCGTGAGGTCGATCATCCGGCTTGCGGCATGATGTACGACACCTTCCACAGCAACATCGAAGAAAAAAGCGTGACCGACGCGGTCCTGGCCGGCGGCGACAAACTGTATCACATCCACATCAGCGAAAACGATCGCAGCACCCCCGGCAAGGGTGGCGTCAATTGGCAGGAGAACTTCGACGCCATCGCCAAGAGCGGCTACGACGGTTGGCTGGTGATCGAAGCGTTCGGATTGGCGCTTCCCGAAATCGCGGCGGCCACGAAGATCTGGCGGAAGATGTTTTCTGATGAAATGACACTGGCCACCGAGGGGCTGGCGTTCATGAAATCGGAAATGGAAAAACGCCAGTGA